A segment of the bacterium genome:
CTGGCTGCAACAGCAGAGGCGCGGAAATCTCAGCCTCCCTGCGTCTTAGGAGGCCGCTGCGCCAAGACCATTCGCTGCGCCGTACTTATCAAGTCATGGCGAGGGGTGAGCAGGGGCTTTTTTGCGCGGCTGCCTCATCGCTTTCAAAACTCCCGTCACGGCAAACTGACTTCTTGACCGTTCAACCGGGCAGGCCGGCGCGCAGCAAATAGAGCGCCCAGCCGATCAGGGCCACGCCCATAGCGCGGGAGAGCCACGGGCCGCGAACGGTCACCTTCTCGATTAGGATGAAGATCGCCAGTAGCGCGATCCACAACGTGTTCATGATCCCGACCACGAAGAGTACTCCCATCAGCGCCCAGCAGCAGCCCACGCAGTAGCCTCGGTGCAGCATCTCGAGCCGAAGCGCCCCGCCGGTGCCGGGCCGTCAGAAATCCGCAAAAATTGGATCGGCGCCCGACAGTGCCGAAGGCAAGCGTCCTTGAGCGGCTGAGTTTCACGGCGTCGGTCTGGAGCGCGGGCTGCAATTCCCAAAGCACGGCCTGCCGCTCCTCCAGCGGCCGGTTGAGCAGCGAGTGCCCGTTCACGTACAGGACGTCGAAGACCATGTAGCAGAGGTGGCCGGGCAAGTTGCCGTTCCGTGGCCGGAGCCGGGCCTGCAGCGCCTCGAAGTCCGGCCGACCCCGGTCGTTGATCGCGATGACCTCACCGTCCAGCAGGACGGACGTCGGGAAGCCGAGCATGGCGTCCGAGATCGGCCTGAAGAGACGGGTGAACGAGTGGCCGTTGCGGGAGATGAGCCGGACGGCCCCGTCCCGGACGGACGCCAGCACGCGGAAGCCGTCCCACTTCGCCTCATAGACCCAGTCCGGCGACGCGAACACATTGTCCGCCCGCTGCAGCAGCATGGGCGCGGGCTGGCGTGGATGCGGGTCGGTGCCCCGCTGGTCTAGGCCGAGGCCGGAGAGGGCGCGGGTGACCGTCGGTGCGAACATGGGCTGACGATATTGTACCGAAACGTTCGAGCCAGATGATTCTAGTGCGTATTATCGCCCGGACGACCGAACCTCTATAAGGGGGCTATCCCGGGCGAAGGGATCTCCTCAGCGCTTCTTTGTCATCGTGATGCTGAGTCCTTGCCCTTTG
Coding sequences within it:
- a CDS encoding DUF2182 domain-containing protein, which codes for MLHRGYCVGCCWALMGVLFVVGIMNTLWIALLAIFILIEKVTVRGPWLSRAMGVALIGWALYLLRAGLPG